In the Nothobranchius furzeri strain GRZ-AD chromosome 15, NfurGRZ-RIMD1, whole genome shotgun sequence genome, one interval contains:
- the zgpat gene encoding zinc finger CCCH-type with G patch domain-containing protein encodes MDEESLEAAIAAYGAQLQQVEMALSAGLDPSQQPDLLKLKEDLCQLIALTEASLLSVQKSRLLSSLEDSNGPQMNTSEAAADSGVFDAEFAAFYSELGESSGSSSDTREKDKDSGSVYYEEEDEEEDDLSGTKVRAPYRTTWGTLEYHNAMVVGAEPAADGEEAQVRVLYIYPTQKSMKPCPFYLEDKCRFLDNCRFSHGEVVFVSELRDFLECDLGNLEEGSSCLARHEDGIWYPAKIKELDSGFYTVKFDSLLLKDAVVEADGIIPPLREDDPLSSDSDTEEPGDGEAVGYAKVLDSATESTLASSSANFGGWEAHTRGIGSKLMLKMGYEYGKGLGKLQEGRVEPVMAVVLPKGKSLDECAELTQRRTQNKAAKDGTQASRPKRRRKPRVPGKRQTVFDFLNHKLGDKCTDPAEGGAAAPSAATATGVEAYRAGRNAKRSLNVKLFQAAERVAQTEREIQKLSESLSRQTGRDASRVKQLEEQLSGARRLLAQQKAQELSIQSEHRKADTHKKMTEF; translated from the exons ATGGATGAAGAAAGCCTGGAGGCTGCCATCGCTGCCTATGGGGCCCAGCTGCAGCAGGTGGAGATGGCCCTGTCAGCTGGCCTGGACCCCAGCCAGCAGCCAGACCTGCTCAAGCTCAAAGAAGACCTCTGCCAGCTGATAGCGCTAACAGAAGCCAGCCTTTTATCTGTACAGAAAAGCCGGCTACTGTCCAGCCTAGAAGACAGCAACGGACCTCAGATGAACACCTCAGAGGCAGCGGCTGATTCCGGTGTCTTTGATGCTGAATTTGCTGCGTTTTACTCTGAACTAGGAGAAAGTTCTGGCAGCAGCTCTGATACCAGAGAGAAGGATAAGGACAGTGGGAGCGTGTATTATGAGGAGGAAGATGAGGAGGAAGATGATCTTAGTGGTACCAAAGTAAGGGCGCCTTACAGGACAACATGGGGGACGCTGGAGTATCACAATGCCATGGTGGTGGGGGCAGAACCGGCTGCTGATGGAGAGGAGGCACAAGTCAGGGTGCTCTACATCTACCCCACCCAAAAATCTATGAAGCCCTGTCCGTTCTACCTGGAAGACAAATGTCGCTTTCTGGATAACTGCAg GTTTTCTCACGGTGAAGTGGTGTTTGTGTCGGAGCTCAGAGACTTCTTGGAGTGCGACCTTGGTAACCTCGAAGAGGGTTCGTCCTGCTTGGCTCGGCACGAGGATGGTATCTGGTACCCCGCCAAAATAAAAG AACTTGACAGTGGTTTCTATACCGTAAAGTTTGACTCACTGCTGCTGAAAGATGCTGTCGTTGAGGCTGATGGCATCATCCCACCTCTCAGAGAGGACGACCCACTCTCCTCAGACTCTGATACTGAAGAACCTGGAGATGGGGAGGCTGTGGGGTATGCTAAAG TTCTGGACTCTGCCACAGAATCCACGTTAGCATCAAGCAGCGCTAACTTCGGTGGCTGGGAGGCTCACACTAGAGGCATCGGATCCAAGCTCATGCTCAAAATGGGCTATGAATATGGCAAAG GTTTAGGAAAGCTGCAGGAGGGTCGAGTAGAGCCGGTGATGGCGGTGGTGCTACCGAAGGGGAAGTCTCTGGACGAGTGTGCAGAGCTAACACAGAGACGCACTCAGAACAAGGCTGCGAAAGACGGAACACAAGCTTCCCGCCCGAAACGCCGCCGGAAGCCCCGAGTTCCCGGAAAGCGGCAAACTGTGTTTGACTTTTTAAATCACAAGCTTGGAGACAAATGCACAGATCCTGCAGAAGGGGGCGCTGCTGCGCCATCGGCAGCGACGGCGACCGGGGTGGAAGCTTACAGAGCAGGAAGGAACGCCAAGAGGAGCCTGAATGTGAAGCTGTTCCAGGCTGCTGAGAGGGTTGCTCAGACTGAGAGGGAGATCCAGAAACTGAGCGAGTCACTGAGCAGGCAGACGGGCAG AGATGCTTCCAGAGTTAAGCAGCTGGAGGAGCAACTGTCAGGGGCTCGCCGCCTGCTGGCCCAGCAGAAAGCACAGGAGCTCTCCATCCAGAGCGAGCACAGGAAGGCCGACACACACAAGAAGATGACCGAGTTCTGA
- the chrna4b gene encoding neuronal acetylcholine receptor subunit alpha-4, with the protein MDIYTCLVLITLIGRACSQLGARGHAEERLLQNLFASYNKLSRPVQNTSDTVLVHFGLSIAQLIDVDEKNQMMTTNVWVKQEWNDYKLRWNPEEYENVTSIRIPSEIIWRPDIVLYNNADGDFAVTHLTKAHLFYDGHIKWTPPAIYKSSCSIDVTFFPFDQQSCKMKFGSWTYDRAKIDLISMASNVDQMDYWESGEWVIVNAVGKYNTKKYECCTEIYADITYYFIIRRLPLFYTINLIIPCLLISCLTVLVFYLPSQCGEKITLCISVLLSLTVFLLLITEIIPSTSLVIPLIGEYLLFTMVFVTLSIIITVFVLNVHHRSPKTHSMPHWVRRVFLDLVPRVLIMKRPPGTAKQHCKKLIEMMHRPTISTTSNSQAFWIGLDTGLQQMAQTDNTLAKTPSDSPGILVCSASPPSSPHGNCSEDHPLDVNIFWKATSGQYSVLSEKHPLCRHNSASMSASQLSLPPTLQLGPFPNPSREKPSTLALNGRSLSAEQMCNQQEALPQRTEPRCRSHSFQYCCLHDDGVKGTSKKVRSRENLQETPPAVSTKDASTQLDRQTPMISPAMQRAIEGVQYIADHLRAEDADFSVKEDWKYVAMVIDRIFLWMFVLVCILGSVGLFLPPWLAGMI; encoded by the exons ATGGATATTTACACGTGCTTGGTGCTCATCACGCTTATTGGCAGAG CATGTTCTCAGCTCGGAGCTCGTGGCCACGCTGAAGAAAGGCTTCTCCAGAACTTGTTTGCAAGTTACAACAAACTCTCCCGGCCTGTGCAAAACACCTCAGACACGGTGCTGGTCCACTTTGGACTGTCCATCGCCCAGCTGATCGACGTG GATGAAAAAAACCAGATGATGACAACGAACGTCTGGGTCAAGCAA GAATGGAATGATTACAAACTCCGCTGGAACCCAGAGGAGTATGAAAATGTCACCTCCATCCGTATCCCCTCTGAGATCATCTGGAGGCCGGATATTGTCCTCTACAACAA TGCGGATGGCGACTTTGCAGTAACTCACCTCACGAAGGCTCATCTGTTTTATGATGGACACATAAAGTGGACCCCACCGGCCATTTATAAATCTTCGTGCAGCATAGATGTCACGTTTTTCCCTTTTGACCAGCAGAGCTGCAAGATGAAGTTTGGCTCGTGGACCTACGACCGTGCCAAGATAGATCTGATCAGTATGGCCAGTAATGTGGACCAGATGGATTACTGGGAGAGCGGGGAGTGGGTCATTGTTAACGCAGTGGGCAAGTACAACACTAAAAAGTATGAGTGTTGCACAGAGATATATGCAGACATCACTTACTACTTCATCATCCGGAGGCTTCCTTTGTTCTACACTATCAACCTCATCATCCCCTGCCTGCTTATCTCCTGTCTAACGGTTCTGGTGTTTTATTTACCGTCGCAGTGCGGAGAGAAGATCACTCTGTGTATTTCGGTCTTACTGTCCCTGACAGTGTTCCTCCTGCTGATAACAGAGATTATACCATCTACTTCACTGGTGATTCCGCTGATTGGTGAATACCTGCTCTTCACAATGGTGTTTGTCACGCTTTCCATCATAATTACAGTCTTTGTGTTGAATGTACACCACAGATCGCCAAAAACACACAGCATGCCTCACTGGGTGCGTCGAGTGTTCCTTGACTTGGTGCCTCGAGTCCTGATAATGAAACGTCCACCGGGCACTGCAAAGCAGCACTGCAAGAAGCTGATTGAGATGATGCACCGCCCAACCATTTCTACAACAAGCAACTCACAGGCGTTTTGGATAGGATTAGACACAGGGCTTCAACAGATGGCGCAGACAGACAACACACTAGCAAAAACTCCATCGGATAGTCCGGGAATCCTTGTCTGCTCAGCCTCACCACCATCTTCTCCTCATGGGAACTGCAGCGAGGATCATCCACTGGATGTCAACATTTTTTGGAAAGCCACATCTGGCCAGTATTCAGTTCTCTCAGAGAAACACCCCCTATGTAGACACAACTCTGCTAGCATGTCTGCTTCACAATTGTCCTTACCCCCAACTTTGCAACTGGGCCCATTCCCCAACCCATCCAGAGAAAAACCAAGCACTTTGGCCTTAAATGGTCGTTCACTTAGTGCAGAGCAAATGTGCAACCAACAGGAAGCTCTTCCTCAGAGAACTGAGCCTAGATGTCGCTCCCACAGTTTTCAGTACTGCTGTCTGCATGATGATGGAGTTAAGGGGACTTCCAAGAAGGTGAGGTCCAGGGAGAACTTACAGGAAACCCCACCAGCCGTGTCTACCAAAGATGCAAGCACCCAGCTAGATCGTCAGACCCCAATGATTTCACCGGCTATGCAACGAGCCATAGAAGGAGTTCAGTACATCGCTGATCATCTCAGGGCGGAGGATGCAGACTTTTCA GTGAAGGAGGACTGGAAATACGTGGCGATGGTCATTGACAGGATTTTCCTCTGGATGTTTGTGCTGGTGTGTATTCTGGGATCTGTAGGACTCTTCCTTCCTCCATGGCTGGCTGGAATGATCTAG